A single Xylella taiwanensis DNA region contains:
- a CDS encoding multicopper oxidase family protein has protein sequence MTETTLKPKTMNTPKKTLSLYLRNLLLIISLFISLHTMAGEIPDDVAKNRKDTFESLLFSDPPPLSATLRSILENHFGVDKSPNNHKDVYYVLNIGYVNGKIYDPSSNRFQKVRLRGYTGEDSNHKRITEVNQFVAPQIEAHPGDTVRILLKNNLPADATCLNSHVMQQQTTANKLADKPHCFNGTNLHAHGLWISPTGNSDNVLLSINPGINFEYQYDLSNDIPEGTFWYHSHRHGSTALQVSSGMAGALIIRGNRKPTPTSNGDLSTLLIDPDTGKSYKEHTVLFQQIAYACQGKDGKLKRTQDGKINWSCNPGETGVIESYDQFGPGTWPASGRWTSINGIVLPTFKSQVGDVERWRLIHAGVRETINLTFRKINPKINLNELHKRAYTGNLKKQDAARLVEELCSGETIPFQIVAADGLTMSHTITSEKVTLQPGYRYDLLTIFPSAGGYCMIQPQQPKAGSINSESSAQSLLGFVSVAGKENIPTNAITSTLVNKLTKSAEKFMPENVRAEIVKDIAHVEGKDNHHGILLTKFTPHPGDITEDDVRGQAKQKLVFFVGADQKNNPIFALSHDFSVEKTNGIYMPSKLFIYDPNKVGLTLPLGKAQEWELRSYSVSHPFHIHVNPFQIVAIYDPQGRDVSEPGVVEADGDTQFSGLKGQWKDTILVKTNLLPGDLKKDPKNFYRFVIRTRYKRYIGEFVLHCHILDHEDQGMMENIAVSLPDSVGPSSNLMTEQHHSKMP, from the coding sequence TTGACTGAAACTACTTTAAAACCTAAGACAATGAACACTCCCAAGAAAACTCTATCATTGTATCTGCGTAATTTATTATTGATCATTAGTCTTTTTATTTCGTTACATACTATGGCTGGAGAAATTCCAGATGATGTGGCGAAGAATCGGAAAGATACATTTGAATCTCTTTTATTCTCAGATCCTCCCCCCCTAAGTGCCACTCTTAGAAGCATCCTTGAGAATCATTTCGGTGTCGACAAGTCGCCAAATAATCACAAAGATGTTTATTATGTATTAAATATTGGGTATGTTAACGGTAAAATTTATGATCCCTCATCGAACAGGTTTCAAAAAGTTCGTTTGCGCGGATATACTGGCGAAGATAGCAATCATAAACGCATCACCGAAGTTAATCAGTTTGTAGCTCCTCAAATCGAGGCTCATCCTGGTGATACTGTTCGTATTTTACTAAAAAACAATTTACCCGCTGATGCTACTTGTCTGAATAGCCATGTAATGCAACAACAAACTACAGCCAATAAGTTGGCGGATAAACCCCATTGTTTCAATGGAACTAATTTGCATGCTCATGGATTATGGATCAGTCCAACTGGTAACAGCGATAATGTCCTCCTGTCAATCAATCCAGGGATTAACTTCGAGTATCAGTATGACCTTTCTAATGATATTCCAGAAGGGACTTTCTGGTACCATTCTCACCGCCATGGCTCTACTGCTTTGCAAGTATCTAGCGGTATGGCAGGCGCTTTGATTATACGTGGTAATCGTAAGCCAACTCCAACCTCGAATGGGGATTTAAGTACCTTATTGATTGATCCAGATACAGGGAAATCGTACAAAGAACATACTGTGCTTTTCCAACAGATTGCTTATGCATGTCAGGGTAAAGATGGAAAATTAAAACGCACACAGGATGGAAAAATTAACTGGAGTTGTAATCCAGGAGAAACTGGTGTCATTGAATCTTATGATCAGTTTGGGCCGGGTACATGGCCCGCTTCCGGTCGTTGGACAAGTATCAACGGCATTGTATTACCAACGTTTAAGTCACAAGTGGGTGATGTGGAGCGCTGGAGACTTATCCATGCAGGTGTGCGTGAAACAATTAATCTGACATTTCGGAAAATAAATCCTAAGATTAACTTGAATGAATTACATAAGCGCGCTTACACAGGTAATTTAAAGAAGCAGGATGCAGCGCGTTTAGTCGAGGAGCTTTGCTCTGGAGAAACTATTCCTTTCCAGATAGTGGCAGCCGATGGATTGACAATGAGTCATACTATCACGAGTGAAAAAGTGACTCTCCAACCTGGATATCGTTATGATTTGTTAACGATATTTCCTTCTGCAGGTGGATATTGCATGATACAACCTCAACAACCGAAAGCGGGTAGTATCAACAGCGAATCCTCAGCCCAGAGTCTATTGGGCTTTGTATCCGTTGCTGGAAAAGAGAATATCCCCACAAATGCAATCACCTCAACACTTGTTAATAAGTTAACAAAGTCAGCTGAGAAGTTTATGCCAGAGAATGTTCGTGCAGAAATCGTTAAAGATATCGCGCACGTTGAAGGGAAGGACAACCACCACGGAATCTTGTTGACAAAGTTTACGCCACATCCGGGCGACATCACTGAAGATGACGTCCGCGGTCAAGCAAAACAAAAATTAGTATTTTTTGTTGGCGCGGATCAAAAAAATAATCCTATATTTGCCTTGAGTCATGATTTTTCTGTTGAAAAAACGAATGGTATCTATATGCCAAGTAAGCTATTCATCTATGATCCTAATAAGGTTGGTTTGACTTTGCCTTTAGGTAAGGCGCAAGAGTGGGAATTACGTTCCTATAGTGTTAGCCATCCTTTTCATATACATGTCAATCCTTTCCAGATCGTAGCTATTTATGATCCACAAGGTAGGGATGTTAGTGAACCTGGCGTTGTAGAGGCTGATGGTGATACGCAATTTTCAGGGTTGAAAGGTCAATGGAAGGACACCATCCTTGTGAAAACAAATTTGTTACCGGGTGATTTGAAAAAAGATCCTAAAAATTTCTATCGATTTGTAATTCGGACCCGGTATAAACGTTATATAGGAGAATTTGTTTTGCACTGTCATATCCTTGATCATGAAGATCAGGGCATGATGGAGAATATTGCTGTTTCACTGCCGGATAGTGTAGGGCCGTCTTCGAATCTTATGACAGAGCAACATCATTCAAAGATGCCCTGA
- a CDS encoding MATE family efflux transporter, which produces MPVSFLTSRFGSEVCATLILALPLVFGHISIGLIGFVDNVIAGHHATVTLAASTIGTALLWLPMLVPMGTLISLTVLVSQLHGAARDEEIGPLFRQALWLAMLLGLVMFAFLSMVPALLPIFGIVPDIVPGATKFLHAVRWGSLALPLYFCMRYFSEGMHWALPTMLVGFGGLLVLVPLSYALTCGRFGFAEYGAEGLGIATATVMWLQAVVFALYLWRSRRFADLQLFVRLELPCWVRIRELLNTGLPIGISLLMESGLFLVITLLIGRLGTDQTAAHQIALNVAQLCFMIPMGVAEATTVRISHAVGRRDLLGMRRVAWAGYAIVIGTQTLSASALLLGYDAIVSVYTQDLVVVALASKLLLFAAIFQFPDGLQMLSSGVLRGMKDTRVPMLLAIVSYWGLGMPLGLGLGFGLDWGSRGMWIGLIIGLTAAAVLLGWRFHVVNGRMLTRIT; this is translated from the coding sequence ATGCCAGTCTCGTTTTTGACATCGCGTTTTGGTTCTGAAGTGTGCGCTACTCTTATACTCGCGCTGCCACTCGTGTTCGGTCACATCTCCATTGGTCTGATCGGTTTTGTAGATAACGTCATCGCTGGTCATCATGCTACCGTCACCCTAGCCGCATCGACTATTGGGACTGCATTGCTATGGTTACCAATGCTGGTACCGATGGGCACACTAATTTCGTTGACGGTGTTGGTATCGCAATTGCATGGTGCCGCCCGTGACGAGGAGATTGGGCCGTTGTTCCGCCAAGCGTTGTGGCTGGCTATGCTGTTGGGGCTGGTGATGTTTGCTTTCCTCAGTATGGTACCAGCGCTGCTGCCGATCTTCGGTATCGTCCCCGACATCGTGCCGGGTGCGACTAAGTTCTTGCATGCGGTGCGTTGGGGGAGTTTGGCATTGCCTCTGTACTTTTGTATGCGCTATTTCAGTGAAGGGATGCACTGGGCTTTGCCGACGATGCTGGTGGGTTTTGGTGGCTTGCTAGTGTTGGTGCCGTTGAGCTATGCGTTGACCTGCGGTCGCTTCGGTTTTGCCGAGTATGGTGCCGAAGGCTTGGGCATCGCCACGGCGACTGTAATGTGGCTGCAGGCGGTTGTGTTTGCATTGTATTTGTGGCGGTCGCGGCGCTTCGCCGACCTGCAGTTATTCGTGCGTCTAGAATTGCCTTGCTGGGTACGTATTCGTGAACTGTTGAATACCGGACTACCGATCGGTATCAGCCTTCTGATGGAGAGTGGGTTGTTTCTTGTCATTACATTGCTGATCGGTCGGCTTGGTACCGATCAAACTGCCGCGCATCAAATTGCCCTCAATGTTGCCCAACTGTGCTTCATGATTCCGATGGGCGTGGCCGAGGCGACCACAGTGCGGATAAGCCATGCTGTGGGGCGTCGCGATCTTCTGGGTATGCGCCGTGTCGCTTGGGCCGGCTATGCGATTGTGATTGGGACCCAGACACTCTCAGCAAGTGCGCTTTTGCTCGGATATGACGCGATTGTGTCGGTCTACACGCAGGATTTGGTGGTGGTGGCTCTGGCTTCTAAATTGCTGCTGTTCGCGGCCATCTTTCAGTTCCCGGATGGCCTCCAGATGCTCTCGTCCGGTGTATTACGTGGGATGAAGGACACTCGGGTGCCGATGTTGCTGGCGATAGTCTCGTATTGGGGCTTGGGCATGCCGCTTGGTCTTGGGCTTGGTTTTGGCCTGGACTGGGGTTCTCGCGGTATGTGGATCGGTTTAATCATTGGCTTGACTGCGGCTGCAGTGTTGCTTGGCTGGCGGTTCCATGTGGTCAATGGGCGCATGCTTACCCGTATTACCTAA
- a CDS encoding glucan biosynthesis protein: protein MYRRHFLKSATAALAAFGLPNPLGGVFATSKAVNLRRFGQPQRFDYEWLKEQARTLAATPYHSRKRVLYMPLERLSWDQYQSIRYRQDHALWADSDAHFQVKFFHLGLYFHTPVRIYEVVDGMAQELAYDSAAFDYGSSGLNGKGLPKDLGFAGFRLNTSKDTNRDFAAFLGASYFRAVGKEGQYGQSARGLAIDTGTGGPEEFPDFIAYYLEQPTSDADTVVLYGLLDSPSIAGAYRFSITNRDVLLMDIDSALYPRKTIERLGIAPCTSMYQVGENDQRMGWDWRPEIHDTDGLSLWTGNGEWIWRPLCNPPYLRFNMFLDDNPRGFGLLQRDRNFDHYQDDGVFYEKRPCLWVEPKHGWGEGSVQLVEIPTLDETFDNIVAFWNPRNKPQPGQELLIGYRLYWGALPPVSSSLAHCVATRTGLGGVVGQKRKYFSWRFVVDFVGGKLAALVSAHDLGVEPVLHMTRCRTEIVSARPLHEIRGYRVMFDVVPLNDSTQQIDIRLYLRDANGEPLTETWLYQWTPPILAERNIY from the coding sequence ATGTATAGACGACATTTTTTAAAAAGCGCCACTGCCGCTCTGGCTGCGTTTGGCTTACCCAACCCTCTTGGGGGAGTCTTCGCTACCAGCAAGGCGGTTAATTTGCGTCGATTCGGTCAGCCTCAGCGTTTCGACTATGAATGGCTCAAGGAGCAGGCCCGCACCCTGGCTGCCACACCTTACCATTCACGTAAACGTGTGTTGTATATGCCACTAGAGAGGCTGAGTTGGGACCAGTACCAGTCAATTCGCTATCGTCAAGATCATGCATTGTGGGCTGATAGTGATGCCCATTTCCAAGTCAAGTTTTTCCACCTTGGTCTGTATTTCCATACTCCGGTGCGGATATACGAAGTGGTGGATGGTATGGCGCAGGAGTTAGCTTATGATTCGGCCGCCTTTGACTACGGCAGCAGCGGCTTGAATGGCAAGGGCTTGCCCAAGGATCTGGGTTTCGCAGGATTCCGGTTGAATACCAGCAAGGACACCAATCGAGACTTCGCTGCCTTCCTTGGGGCAAGCTACTTCCGCGCGGTGGGAAAAGAGGGGCAGTACGGCCAGTCTGCGCGTGGGCTAGCGATCGATACAGGGACCGGTGGACCAGAAGAGTTCCCAGACTTTATCGCCTATTACCTTGAGCAGCCGACTTCGGATGCGGATACAGTAGTGCTGTATGGGCTTCTGGATTCGCCGAGTATTGCTGGCGCTTATCGTTTTTCCATCACTAACCGTGATGTATTGCTGATGGACATTGACAGCGCATTGTATCCGCGTAAGACCATTGAGCGACTAGGGATTGCTCCGTGTACCAGTATGTACCAAGTGGGTGAGAATGATCAGCGTATGGGTTGGGATTGGCGTCCAGAGATCCACGACACTGACGGCTTGTCACTTTGGACAGGGAATGGTGAGTGGATTTGGCGGCCACTATGCAATCCGCCTTACTTACGCTTCAACATGTTCCTTGACGACAATCCACGTGGTTTTGGTCTTTTACAGCGTGACCGTAATTTTGATCACTATCAAGATGATGGTGTGTTTTACGAAAAGCGTCCGTGCTTATGGGTTGAGCCTAAACATGGCTGGGGTGAGGGTTCTGTCCAGTTGGTGGAGATTCCAACACTCGACGAGACGTTCGACAACATCGTTGCGTTCTGGAATCCACGGAATAAGCCCCAGCCTGGTCAGGAGCTACTGATCGGCTATCGGTTGTATTGGGGTGCTCTACCGCCTGTGTCTTCTTCGTTGGCGCATTGTGTGGCGACCCGCACGGGCTTGGGCGGTGTGGTTGGACAGAAGCGCAAATACTTTTCCTGGCGATTCGTTGTGGATTTCGTTGGTGGCAAATTGGCTGCACTGGTCAGTGCTCATGACTTGGGTGTGGAACCAGTACTGCATATGACACGTTGTCGCACCGAGATCGTCTCGGCACGGCCATTGCATGAGATCCGTGGCTATCGCGTCATGTTCGACGTAGTCCCCTTGAACGACAGTACCCAACAGATCGACATCCGTTTGTACTTGCGTGATGCCAATGGAGAGCCGTTGACAGAAACATGGCTGTATCAGTGGACACCACCGATATTGGCGGAGCGTAATATCTACTGA
- a CDS encoding DUF3106 domain-containing protein has product MSAASSSAQKLVRWQHMTTAQQADLRLRYRAWLALVPYEHVRLLKAQAEIASLSPMQQQALQARFARLDRMYSHGWLLGPRLGAHYVHLQPLIGYVPETERAPLLALLHALDDTQLAQLAILVQRTPPAQCAALRRELLAQMPTDRGAWLLARLRR; this is encoded by the coding sequence ATGTCTGCAGCGTCAAGCTCGGCCCAGAAATTGGTGCGTTGGCAGCACATGACCACAGCGCAGCAGGCTGACTTGCGCTTGCGTTATCGCGCTTGGTTGGCTTTAGTACCTTATGAGCATGTGCGTCTTTTGAAGGCTCAGGCCGAGATTGCGTCGCTGTCGCCAATGCAACAACAGGCACTGCAAGCACGCTTCGCTCGATTGGATCGGATGTACAGCCACGGTTGGTTGCTGGGTCCACGCTTGGGCGCGCACTATGTGCATCTACAACCGCTGATTGGCTACGTCCCTGAGACTGAGCGAGCGCCGCTTTTGGCATTGCTGCATGCTTTGGACGATACACAGTTAGCGCAATTGGCGATATTGGTTCAGCGCACTCCACCTGCGCAATGCGCTGCGTTGCGCAGGGAATTGCTGGCACAGATGCCGACCGATCGCGGTGCATGGTTGCTCGCACGGCTGCGACGCTAG
- the rep gene encoding DNA helicase Rep, which translates to MHGLNPPQRAAVLYREGPLLVLAGAGSGKTRVIVEKIAHLITGGFYPAKRIAAITFTNKSAKEMRERVAKQIKSNSVDGLTICTFHALGLKFLQIEHDAVGLKRGFSVFDADDAAAQINDLLHGAKQDVVEDTKNLISRAKNAGLSPEQALAAARTTREMEAATLYARYQARLIAFNAVDFDDLIRLPVQILETSDQIVMAWRERIGYLLVDECQDTNDAQYRLLKMLASPRGNFTCVGDDDQSIYAWRGANSENLLQLEKDYPQLKVIKLEQNYRCPNRVLRAANALIAHNPHVHLKALWSDQQDGERIRVWECRDSEHEAEKIAAEISYLGSAKQVPWNDFCILFRGNFQSRPLEKALQLLRIPYHLTGGTAFLERQEVKDVLSWLRVLVNPDDDAAFLRAVQSPKREVGSSSLAKLAELAVAKQMPMSRAAESLGALQQLPTRAANGLSKFTDIVRELRHQVSRVPAADLVRQLVEVSGLLAELRQQCKDEASYQRRKRNVDELAEWFESGPFGASVGDLVSQLALLSRNDKDDGGNQVRMMTLHASKGLEFRYVFIAGCEDGVLPHEVSLEEGNVQEERRLLYVGITRAKEQLWMSYSKSTRRFGELVRFKPSRFFDQLPAEELQRDGADPVVDAERKQERAKVGLAAIQALFD; encoded by the coding sequence ATGCACGGTCTCAATCCTCCTCAACGTGCTGCGGTCTTGTACCGCGAAGGTCCTCTGCTGGTGCTCGCGGGTGCTGGCAGCGGCAAGACGCGTGTGATTGTGGAGAAGATTGCGCACTTGATTACCGGGGGTTTTTATCCTGCCAAGCGTATTGCTGCGATTACCTTCACTAACAAGTCAGCTAAGGAGATGCGTGAACGTGTGGCGAAGCAGATCAAAAGTAATAGCGTTGATGGGTTGACGATCTGCACTTTTCACGCACTAGGATTGAAGTTTTTGCAGATTGAGCATGATGCTGTTGGACTTAAGCGCGGCTTCTCGGTGTTCGATGCAGATGATGCTGCTGCGCAGATCAATGACCTGTTGCATGGTGCCAAGCAGGATGTGGTTGAGGATACGAAGAATCTGATATCACGTGCGAAGAATGCCGGCCTTTCACCAGAGCAAGCACTCGCTGCTGCACGTACTACCCGCGAAATGGAGGCGGCAACGTTGTATGCACGCTATCAGGCGCGCCTGATAGCGTTCAACGCAGTGGATTTTGACGACCTGATCCGCCTGCCGGTGCAGATCCTTGAAACGAGTGATCAGATTGTAATGGCTTGGCGTGAGCGGATTGGTTACCTGTTGGTGGACGAGTGTCAGGATACCAACGATGCGCAATATCGATTGCTGAAGATGTTGGCCAGTCCGCGTGGCAACTTCACGTGCGTTGGGGATGATGACCAGAGTATCTATGCTTGGCGGGGGGCTAATTCAGAGAACCTGCTGCAACTGGAGAAGGACTATCCGCAGTTGAAGGTCATCAAGTTGGAGCAGAATTACCGTTGCCCTAACCGTGTGCTGCGTGCGGCCAATGCATTGATTGCACATAACCCGCATGTGCACCTGAAGGCGTTGTGGAGTGACCAGCAAGACGGTGAGCGCATCCGCGTTTGGGAGTGCCGTGACAGTGAGCATGAGGCTGAGAAGATCGCAGCAGAAATCTCTTACTTGGGAAGCGCTAAGCAGGTACCGTGGAATGATTTCTGCATCCTGTTCCGAGGTAACTTTCAGTCACGGCCGCTGGAGAAGGCGCTGCAGTTATTGCGTATCCCTTACCATCTGACCGGCGGTACCGCGTTCCTGGAGCGTCAGGAAGTGAAGGATGTCTTGTCGTGGCTACGAGTGTTGGTCAATCCGGATGACGACGCCGCATTTCTGCGTGCAGTGCAGTCGCCCAAGCGTGAGGTCGGTTCCAGCTCATTGGCTAAATTGGCTGAACTGGCTGTGGCCAAGCAGATGCCGATGTCGCGTGCGGCTGAGTCGCTTGGCGCGTTGCAACAGCTGCCGACGCGCGCTGCCAATGGTCTGAGCAAATTCACTGATATCGTGCGTGAGTTGCGCCACCAAGTATCACGTGTGCCGGCGGCTGATTTGGTGCGGCAGCTTGTTGAGGTTTCTGGTTTGCTTGCCGAACTGCGTCAGCAGTGCAAGGATGAAGCGAGTTACCAGCGGCGTAAGCGTAATGTAGATGAACTAGCCGAATGGTTCGAAAGCGGTCCGTTTGGTGCCAGTGTTGGCGATCTTGTTTCGCAGTTGGCATTGCTATCGCGAAACGACAAGGACGATGGCGGCAACCAAGTGCGCATGATGACGCTGCACGCTTCCAAGGGTTTGGAGTTCCGTTATGTGTTCATCGCTGGCTGCGAAGATGGTGTGTTGCCGCATGAAGTCAGTTTAGAAGAAGGCAATGTGCAAGAGGAACGGCGACTATTGTACGTTGGTATCACCCGAGCTAAAGAACAGTTGTGGATGAGCTATAGCAAGTCTACCCGCCGTTTCGGTGAATTGGTCCGGTTTAAGCCCAGCCGCTTCTTTGACCAGTTACCGGCTGAGGAATTACAACGTGATGGTGCCGATCCGGTAGTTGATGCCGAACGTAAACAGGAGCGTGCTAAGGTTGGTTTGGCGGCAATCCAGGCGCTATTCGACTGA
- a CDS encoding AcvB/VirJ family lysyl-phosphatidylglycerol hydrolase codes for MQQSKIRSILQSIALLALAGTVAAESRPEKITHGRFEQIQVLRPHGEPQRVVIWFGDARHVDQRARQAEVLRQDGAMVALVDTTRLYKRLYKVLAANPGRCAFSVGDVENLSRYLQAYYRDKTYRLPLLVSDGEGSGLAYAVAAQAPENILAGVVSDGLCPVTVPAHAICGAGVGNDQRLKPAPVATPLLVITMPSAQCPAQVTSEFVRKVAIGREIRRGPSGDLLLPGLSAALRVLGAQKGVTLPPPPADLDGLPVVEVPSKAQKKSDTFAIFVSGDGGWAEIDKKVAGHLADADIPVVGLDSLRYFWSKRTPADFAKDLDRIARFYAHHWERSRLLLVGFSQGADVLPSAINRLSSNTRQMIRMTALLSLGKYANYEFHVSNWITSDDGGIPIAPEMVKLKVASAVCIYGVDDKKTLCPSLPQQSRRVALPGTHHFNGDYETVARTILAQMEVTP; via the coding sequence ATGCAACAATCTAAAATCCGGTCAATCTTACAGAGCATTGCTCTACTTGCCTTAGCGGGTACCGTCGCAGCCGAATCTAGGCCAGAGAAGATCACGCACGGCCGGTTCGAACAGATCCAAGTCCTGCGTCCGCATGGTGAGCCACAGCGCGTGGTGATCTGGTTCGGTGATGCTCGGCATGTGGATCAGCGTGCACGTCAGGCTGAAGTGTTACGACAGGATGGGGCGATGGTTGCGCTAGTCGATACTACGCGTTTGTATAAGCGTTTGTATAAGGTGCTTGCTGCTAATCCTGGACGTTGTGCATTTTCCGTGGGCGATGTCGAGAATCTGTCACGTTATCTGCAAGCTTACTATCGAGATAAGACTTATCGCCTGCCATTATTAGTCAGTGATGGCGAGGGTTCGGGGTTAGCCTATGCGGTTGCTGCGCAGGCACCTGAAAATATACTTGCTGGTGTGGTGAGCGATGGATTATGTCCGGTAACGGTACCCGCTCATGCGATTTGTGGGGCCGGTGTGGGTAACGATCAGCGTCTCAAGCCGGCGCCGGTTGCCACGCCTTTGCTAGTCATAACGATGCCATCAGCGCAGTGTCCAGCACAAGTGACTAGCGAGTTCGTTCGCAAAGTGGCGATTGGGCGTGAGATCAGGCGTGGACCAAGTGGTGATCTGCTGTTGCCCGGCTTATCTGCGGCGCTACGCGTGTTAGGTGCTCAAAAAGGGGTGACTCTGCCGCCGCCACCAGCCGACCTGGATGGATTGCCCGTGGTGGAGGTGCCGAGTAAAGCACAGAAGAAAAGTGACACTTTCGCGATCTTTGTCTCTGGCGATGGAGGCTGGGCCGAAATCGACAAGAAGGTAGCAGGACATTTGGCCGATGCCGATATTCCAGTTGTGGGCTTGGATTCACTACGATACTTCTGGAGCAAACGTACTCCCGCAGATTTTGCCAAGGACTTGGACCGAATTGCACGCTTCTATGCTCACCACTGGGAGCGTAGCCGGCTGTTGCTGGTCGGCTTCTCACAAGGTGCAGATGTGCTGCCTTCAGCGATCAATCGGCTTTCCTCGAACACTCGCCAGATGATCCGTATGACTGCGCTGCTGTCGTTAGGAAAATACGCGAACTATGAATTTCATGTCAGCAACTGGATTACTAGTGACGATGGCGGTATACCGATTGCACCAGAGATGGTCAAACTGAAAGTTGCAAGCGCGGTGTGCATCTACGGCGTGGATGATAAAAAAACGCTGTGTCCGTCATTACCACAACAAAGCCGTCGCGTCGCTTTACCAGGCACACATCACTTTAATGGGGATTATGAAACTGTGGCCAGAACTATCTTGGCGCAGATGGAAGTTACGCCTTAA
- the sppA gene encoding signal peptide peptidase SppA, which produces MNQSLPRNLIVRFFVGLWDAMNFTRRLILNLTFFAFLFLILLIMAVAMVRGWKGKPLDERTTLVIAPQGALVEQFSADPVSRALAKATGDKSGQEVQLRDLIRVLEAASKDKKVERVLLDLDKLQPSGYASLREIVVALQNLKGSGKQLVAFSESMTQAQYLLAAQADEIYLDPMGSVLLEGLARYRQYFRRGLQEKLGVDVHLFRVGEYKSAAEPFILDAASHDAKEADLFWMNDIWQRYLADVSKARKLDLVQLSASVDRLPQDIFANHGDLAKYALAHKLVDGLKTREQVNQLMAQRGVADKKADGGFRNVDFGTYLSLLDAQSLPLGMSSQVAVVVAAGEIKEGEQPAGYIGGESTSVLLRKARDEETVKAVVLRVNSPGGEVFASEQIRREVVALRQAGKPVVVSMGDMAASGGYWISMNADRIYADPSTISGSIGIFGLIPNITRTLDKMGVHTDGVGTTRFAGALDISRPLDPQVGQILQTVIDKGYADFTSKVAQARHRSVEEIDRIARGRVWSGAQAKERGLVDEFGGIHAAITDAAKRAKLGDGYYSVRYVEKAVSPFMQFMISLMSTRMGIWALGDSDLARMLLARISPETEVQMRFVEDAVRETKTGGLPVKTLVYCFCGL; this is translated from the coding sequence ATGAACCAATCTTTGCCCAGAAATCTCATTGTCCGTTTCTTCGTTGGCTTATGGGATGCGATGAATTTTACCCGGCGTCTGATTCTTAATCTGACGTTCTTCGCTTTCTTATTTTTAATATTATTGATTATGGCAGTTGCGATGGTGCGCGGTTGGAAAGGCAAGCCGCTCGACGAACGCACTACTCTGGTGATTGCGCCACAAGGCGCCCTGGTGGAACAGTTCAGTGCCGATCCGGTCAGCCGTGCTCTAGCCAAAGCGACGGGTGACAAGAGTGGTCAGGAAGTTCAACTCCGTGATCTGATTAGGGTGCTTGAGGCTGCGTCCAAGGATAAAAAAGTTGAACGTGTCCTGCTTGATTTGGACAAACTACAGCCATCCGGTTATGCCTCGCTGCGTGAGATCGTTGTCGCGTTACAGAATTTGAAAGGTTCAGGCAAGCAGTTAGTTGCCTTTAGCGAAAGCATGACCCAGGCGCAGTATCTACTTGCCGCACAGGCGGATGAGATTTATTTGGATCCAATGGGTAGCGTCCTGCTTGAGGGTTTGGCTCGCTATCGCCAATATTTCCGCCGGGGATTGCAGGAAAAATTGGGAGTGGATGTGCATCTTTTCAGGGTCGGTGAATATAAATCCGCGGCCGAGCCTTTTATCCTTGATGCGGCTTCACATGATGCCAAGGAGGCGGACTTGTTCTGGATGAACGATATATGGCAACGCTATTTGGCTGATGTTTCTAAGGCGCGTAAGCTCGATTTGGTGCAATTGAGTGCTAGTGTCGACAGACTGCCACAGGATATTTTTGCTAATCATGGTGATTTAGCCAAGTATGCATTGGCGCATAAACTGGTAGATGGGTTGAAAACCCGCGAGCAAGTTAACCAGTTAATGGCCCAGCGTGGTGTCGCCGACAAAAAGGCCGATGGCGGTTTCCGCAATGTAGACTTCGGCACTTATCTGAGTTTGCTGGATGCACAGAGCTTGCCGCTAGGCATGTCTTCGCAGGTTGCCGTCGTTGTCGCAGCGGGCGAAATAAAAGAAGGCGAGCAACCTGCAGGGTATATTGGTGGAGAGTCGACCAGTGTGCTCTTGCGTAAGGCACGAGATGAAGAAACGGTCAAAGCGGTGGTGCTTCGAGTGAATTCGCCCGGCGGAGAAGTCTTCGCTTCCGAGCAGATCCGCCGTGAAGTGGTCGCACTGAGACAGGCCGGAAAGCCGGTGGTGGTATCGATGGGGGATATGGCTGCTTCCGGAGGGTACTGGATCAGTATGAATGCCGATCGCATCTATGCAGATCCATCCACGATCAGTGGCTCGATTGGCATCTTCGGGCTGATCCCAAATATCACTCGTACGCTGGATAAGATGGGGGTGCATACCGACGGAGTGGGTACTACCCGTTTTGCAGGTGCGCTTGATATCAGCCGGCCGCTGGATCCGCAGGTTGGGCAGATCCTCCAGACTGTGATCGACAAAGGCTATGCAGATTTCACAAGTAAAGTTGCGCAGGCGCGTCATCGTTCTGTGGAGGAGATCGACCGTATTGCTCGCGGTCGTGTATGGAGTGGTGCGCAGGCCAAAGAACGTGGTTTGGTCGATGAATTCGGGGGAATACATGCGGCGATTACTGATGCTGCGAAGCGTGCCAAGCTTGGTGATGGCTACTACAGCGTGCGTTATGTTGAGAAGGCAGTCAGTCCATTCATGCAGTTCATGATCAGCTTGATGTCCACTCGGATGGGGATCTGGGCGTTGGGAGATTCAGACTTGGCTCGGATGTTGCTCGCCCGTATTTCTCCGGAGACCGAGGTACAGATGCGCTTTGTTGAGGATGCAGTGCGTGAGACTAAAACGGGCGGGCTTCCAGTAAAAACCTTGGTTTACTGTTTCTGTGGACTTTAA